One window of the Marinilactibacillus sp. Marseille-P9653 genome contains the following:
- a CDS encoding NAD-dependent protein deacylase, whose product MERTEIAQLKAYIEEAQIIVFFGGAGVSTESGLPDYRSKDGTYTEIEKKKLDPKKIMSRKFLNEQPEVFFNRPRNKRIEPVPNDAHKVLAEMEKAGKDIRVITQNVDGLHQKAGHRFVLELHGHNRNWYCMECTRVYQPQEVQKDERNIPRCPIENGIVRPSVVLFGENPNKEIVEKSKATIKTADLLIIAGTSLSVNPARNYIHQFKGKHVVLINNEEIDTGNLEIDLFIKGKVGETLAAVKES is encoded by the coding sequence ATGGAAAGAACAGAAATTGCACAGTTAAAAGCTTATATAGAAGAAGCTCAGATTATTGTCTTTTTCGGAGGGGCTGGAGTTTCTACAGAAAGTGGCCTACCAGATTATCGTTCAAAGGATGGAACATATACAGAAATTGAAAAAAAGAAACTTGATCCTAAAAAAATTATGAGTCGAAAATTTCTAAATGAACAGCCAGAAGTTTTTTTCAACCGCCCTCGTAACAAAAGAATTGAACCTGTTCCAAATGATGCACACAAAGTGTTGGCTGAAATGGAAAAAGCTGGAAAAGATATTCGCGTAATCACTCAAAACGTGGATGGGCTTCATCAAAAAGCTGGGCATCGATTTGTTTTAGAGCTTCATGGGCATAATCGAAATTGGTATTGTATGGAATGTACAAGAGTGTACCAGCCTCAAGAAGTACAAAAAGATGAGCGGAACATTCCAAGATGTCCAATAGAGAATGGAATCGTCAGACCATCTGTCGTCTTGTTTGGTGAAAACCCCAATAAAGAGATTGTTGAAAAAAGCAAAGCTACAATTAAAACAGCAGACTTACTGATTATAGCGGGAACCTCTTTGAGTGTGAATCCGGCTCGCAATTATATTCATCAATTCAAAGGAAAGCACGTTGTCCTCATTAATAATGAAGAAATCGATACAGGAAATTTGGAGATTGATCTATTCATAAAAGGTAAAGTTGGCGAAACACTTGCTGCAGTAAAAGAAAGTTAA